A single uncultured Acetobacterium sp. DNA region contains:
- the cobM gene encoding precorrin-4 C(11)-methyltransferase — MNTVYMVGAGPGDPELITVKGQRIVNEADIIIYAGSLVNKAIIAGHKPDAEIFNSASMTLDDVIAVIKRGTEEGKKIARVHTGDPSIYGAIREQMDRLDELGIPFDVIPGVSSFVASAAALKKEFTLPDVSQTVILTRLEGRTPVPEKEKLEDLASHQASMCIFLSVQMIDDVVKRLMKHYAPTTPIAIIQRATWEDQKIVMGTLETIAQKVKDEDITKTAQILVGDFLGDEYSLSKLYDPSFTHEYRQGVE; from the coding sequence ATCCAGAACTGATTACCGTTAAGGGTCAACGAATTGTCAACGAAGCAGATATTATTATTTATGCCGGTTCTTTGGTGAACAAAGCGATTATTGCCGGACACAAACCGGATGCCGAAATTTTTAATTCAGCGTCAATGACTTTAGACGATGTTATCGCCGTGATTAAACGGGGAACTGAAGAAGGCAAAAAAATTGCCCGGGTTCATACTGGTGATCCATCCATTTATGGCGCGATCCGTGAGCAGATGGACCGATTGGACGAATTGGGAATTCCTTTTGATGTGATCCCTGGGGTTAGCTCCTTTGTGGCATCGGCAGCGGCGCTTAAAAAAGAATTTACCCTACCGGATGTCTCCCAAACCGTTATTTTAACCCGCTTGGAAGGTCGAACTCCGGTCCCGGAAAAAGAAAAACTAGAAGATCTGGCATCACATCAGGCATCCATGTGCATCTTCCTGTCGGTTCAAATGATCGACGATGTGGTTAAGCGATTAATGAAACACTATGCGCCAACCACCCCCATTGCGATAATCCAACGGGCAACCTGGGAAGACCAGAAAATTGTTATGGGAACCTTGGAAACCATTGCCCAGAAGGTTAAAGATGAAGATATCACAAAAACTGCTCAAATTTTAGTTGGTGATTTCCTGGGAGACGAATACAGCTTATCCAAGCTTTATGATCCAAGCTTCACTCACGAATACCGTCAAGGGGTTGAATAA